From a region of the Castor canadensis chromosome 7, mCasCan1.hap1v2, whole genome shotgun sequence genome:
- the Tbata gene encoding protein TBATA isoform X1: protein MATDVKTQPAEHSLPRPKAELKPEKKPEHKPRIHGDGGAQKELVTPGIVDFELIREALMTPKPRMPGAYYHFGRLSHHSFFSRHHPHPQHVTHMPDFTGKPVCVIRDECSMMPLPQSILFSHCPMGIPAITVPIGDPHSNRNPQLSSETWKRQLKELTSRVAVFTKENELKIKEVGQKQEPLPREQGAKYSAETGRLIPASTQALTRRSFRQGQRSHTSGSDGIQASFLKDQEMLVLELLCQILQTDSLSAIQFWLLYAPPKEKDLALGLLQTAVAQLLPQPLTSIPEEKLLNQLQEVQEPHQEKQQTSYSQSLKKVKMPPLPKSEKPEYIGKAQVLRLHSSEDSEEKAAKPKAES from the exons ATGGCTACAGATGTGAAGACTCAACCGGCTGAACACTCACTTCCACG tccaaaggctgagctgaAGCCTGAGAAGAAGCCAGAGCACAAGCCACGAATCCATGGGGATGGTGGAGCACAGAAAGAACTGGTGACCCCAGGCATTGTGGATTTTGAGCTGATTCGAGAGGCACTGATGACTCCCAAGCCCCGAATGCCTGGAGCCTACTACCACTTTGGCCGCCTCAGCCACCATTCCTTCTTCTCCCGGCACCACCCCCATCCCCAGCATGTGACCCACATGCCAG ATTTCACTGGGAAGCCCGTCTGTGTCATCAGGGATGAGTGCTCTATGATGCCCTTGCCTCAGTCCATACTTTTTTCCCACTGTCCGATGGGGATACCAGCCATCACTGTCCCCATTGGGGACCCACACTCCAACCGGAACCCCCAGCTTTCTTCTG AGACCTGGAAGAGACAGTTGAAGGAGCTGACCTCCCGGGTGGCTGTTTTTACCAAGGAGAATGAGCTGAAAATCAAAGAGGTGGGT cagaagcaggagcctcttccGAGGGAACAGGGAGCAAAGTACTCAGCTGAGACTGGCCGGCTCATTCCCGCGTCCACTCAAGCTCTGACTCGCCGCAGCTTTCGCCAAGGCCAGCGGAGCCATACTTCTGGCAGTGATGGCATCCAGGCCTCTTTCCTGAAGGACCAGGAGATGCTG GTCCTGGAGTTACTTTGTCAGATTCTGCAAACAGACTCGCTGAGTGCAATCCAGTTCTGGCTGCTCTACGCTCCCCCCAAGG AGAAAGACCTTGCACTAGGACTCCTGCAGACAGCAGTGGCTCAGCTCCTTCCCCAACCCCTGACCTCCATTCCAGAAGAAAAACTCTTGAACCAGCTCCAAGAAGTCCAAGAACCACATCAAGAGAAGCAGCAGACATCTTACAG TCAATCCCTGAAGAAGGTGAAAATGCCACCTCTTCCAAAAAGTGAGAAACCAG agTACATTGGAAAGGCCCAAGTCCTTCGACTGCATTCCAGTGAGGACTCAGAGGAGAAAGCAGCCAAGCCAAAGGCAGAGAGCTGA
- the Tbata gene encoding protein TBATA isoform X2 yields MATDVKTQPAEHSLPRPKAELKPEKKPEHKPRIHGDGGAQKELVTPGIVDFELIREALMTPKPRMPGAYYHFGRLSHHSFFSRHHPHPQHVTHMPDFTGKPVCVIRDECSMMPLPQSILFSHCPMGIPAITVPIGDPHSNRNPQLSSETWKRQLKELTSRVAVFTKENELKIKEVEEQKQEPLPREQGAKYSAETGRLIPASTQALTRRSFRQGQRSHTSGSDGIQASFLKDQEMLVLELLCQILQTDSLSAIQFWLLYAPPKEKDLALGLLQTAVAQLLPQPLTSIPEEKLLNQLQEVQEPHQEKQQTSYSQSLKKVKMPPLPKSEKPEYIGKAQVLRLHSSEDSEEKAAKPKAES; encoded by the exons ATGGCTACAGATGTGAAGACTCAACCGGCTGAACACTCACTTCCACG tccaaaggctgagctgaAGCCTGAGAAGAAGCCAGAGCACAAGCCACGAATCCATGGGGATGGTGGAGCACAGAAAGAACTGGTGACCCCAGGCATTGTGGATTTTGAGCTGATTCGAGAGGCACTGATGACTCCCAAGCCCCGAATGCCTGGAGCCTACTACCACTTTGGCCGCCTCAGCCACCATTCCTTCTTCTCCCGGCACCACCCCCATCCCCAGCATGTGACCCACATGCCAG ATTTCACTGGGAAGCCCGTCTGTGTCATCAGGGATGAGTGCTCTATGATGCCCTTGCCTCAGTCCATACTTTTTTCCCACTGTCCGATGGGGATACCAGCCATCACTGTCCCCATTGGGGACCCACACTCCAACCGGAACCCCCAGCTTTCTTCTG AGACCTGGAAGAGACAGTTGAAGGAGCTGACCTCCCGGGTGGCTGTTTTTACCAAGGAGAATGAGCTGAAAATCAAAGAGGTGG AAGAA cagaagcaggagcctcttccGAGGGAACAGGGAGCAAAGTACTCAGCTGAGACTGGCCGGCTCATTCCCGCGTCCACTCAAGCTCTGACTCGCCGCAGCTTTCGCCAAGGCCAGCGGAGCCATACTTCTGGCAGTGATGGCATCCAGGCCTCTTTCCTGAAGGACCAGGAGATGCTG GTCCTGGAGTTACTTTGTCAGATTCTGCAAACAGACTCGCTGAGTGCAATCCAGTTCTGGCTGCTCTACGCTCCCCCCAAGG AGAAAGACCTTGCACTAGGACTCCTGCAGACAGCAGTGGCTCAGCTCCTTCCCCAACCCCTGACCTCCATTCCAGAAGAAAAACTCTTGAACCAGCTCCAAGAAGTCCAAGAACCACATCAAGAGAAGCAGCAGACATCTTACAG TCAATCCCTGAAGAAGGTGAAAATGCCACCTCTTCCAAAAAGTGAGAAACCAG agTACATTGGAAAGGCCCAAGTCCTTCGACTGCATTCCAGTGAGGACTCAGAGGAGAAAGCAGCCAAGCCAAAGGCAGAGAGCTGA